From Streptomyces yatensis, one genomic window encodes:
- a CDS encoding alpha/beta fold hydrolase produces the protein MTELKNINANGLDFGYFEAGPADAPLALCLHGFPDTAHSWRHLLPALAGAGYHAVAPFLRGYAPSGIPADGAYQAGAIAADANALHEAFGGDGDAVLIGHDWGAIATYGATGSAPERWRRAVTMSVPPLGGVLADFFNYDYGQFKRSFYIFLFQTPLAEAGAAAHDMALIDGLWRDWSPGYEDAAEDIAHVKESLRDPAHLAAAIGYYRALFDPTRHVAAYAAEQEAVTATGETPILYLHGTDDGCIGADVVKGAEDHLPAGSRRELVEGTGHFLHLEAPERINREVLAWLAG, from the coding sequence GTGACAGAGCTGAAGAACATCAACGCAAATGGACTTGATTTCGGGTATTTCGAAGCGGGCCCGGCCGACGCCCCATTGGCGCTCTGCTTGCACGGCTTCCCGGACACCGCGCACTCCTGGCGTCATCTGCTTCCCGCGCTCGCGGGCGCGGGCTACCACGCCGTCGCGCCCTTTCTGAGGGGCTACGCCCCCTCCGGCATACCGGCCGACGGCGCCTACCAGGCGGGTGCGATCGCCGCCGACGCCAACGCGCTCCACGAGGCATTCGGCGGCGACGGTGACGCCGTGCTCATCGGCCACGACTGGGGCGCCATCGCCACGTACGGCGCCACCGGCAGCGCCCCCGAGCGCTGGCGGCGCGCGGTCACGATGTCGGTGCCCCCGCTGGGCGGGGTGCTGGCCGACTTCTTCAACTATGACTACGGCCAGTTCAAGCGCTCCTTCTACATCTTCCTGTTCCAGACGCCGCTGGCCGAGGCCGGTGCGGCGGCGCACGACATGGCCCTGATCGACGGCCTGTGGCGCGACTGGTCGCCCGGCTACGAGGACGCCGCCGAGGACATCGCGCACGTCAAGGAGAGCCTGCGGGACCCGGCCCATCTCGCCGCCGCGATCGGCTACTACCGGGCCCTGTTCGACCCGACGCGCCATGTGGCGGCGTACGCGGCCGAGCAGGAGGCCGTCACGGCCACCGGGGAGACCCCCATCCTCTATCTGCACGGCACCGACGACGGCTGCATCGGCGCCGATGTCGTCAAGGGGGCCGAGGACCACCTCCCGGCGGGCTCGCGCAGGGAACTGGTCGAGGGCACCGGGCACTTCCTCCACCTGGAGGCGCCCGAGCGGATCAATCGGGAGGTCCTGGCCTGGCTCGCCGGGTGA